The window AAAATTAGCGCCAACACGATCCATCTTATTAACAAAAATAACCCTCGGAACCTGATATTTATCAGCTTGACGCCAAACTGTTTCAGATTGAGGCTCAACGCCGCCAACGGCGCAAAACAGTGCAATCGCACCGTCCAAAACCCGTAGCGACCTTTCTACCTCTACAGTAAAATCGACGTGTCCGGGCGTATCGATAATGTTAATACGATGGTCTTTCCACAGGCAAGAAACTGCAGCGGATGTAATTGTAATTCCACGCTCTCTTTCCTGCTCCATCCAATCCATCGTTGCAGCACCATCATGAACTTCACCCATGCGGTGAATTTTGCCTGTGTAAAACAGAATACGCTCAGTTGTGGTAGTCTTACCCGCATCAATGTGGGCCATAATACCAATATTACGAATCTTATCCAGCGAAACTTCTTTTGACATAACAACAAACTCCCGATTAACTAAAATAAAACCAAGCGTAACCATTGAATCCGTTCCACAATTACATGAAAAAGGGAAGTGCAAATATAAAATTTGCTTCCCTTAAAACTAATAATTTTAAAAACTTAACGTAATTTTTTTGTATTTATTCCTTTCCTACCACCGAAAGTGGGCAAAAGCTTTATTAGCCTCGGCCATCTTGTGGGTATCTTCCCTTTTTTTCATTGAATTCCCCTCCTTATTCGAAGCGGCTATCAATTCATCTGCCAGCTTTTCAGCCATCGACTTTCCCGGTCGCGTTTTCGCAAATCCAATAATCCACCTCAACGCCAACGCTTGCTTGCGATTCAAACGAACCTCAACCGGTATTTGATAGGTTGCACCACCAACCCTGCGAGAACGAACCTCAAGAATCGGCTTGACATTTTCAATAGCCTTTTCAAAAACCTCTAGGCCGCTTTTCTTCGTTTTACTTTC is drawn from candidate division KSB1 bacterium and contains these coding sequences:
- the rpsG gene encoding 30S ribosomal protein S7 — encoded protein: ESKTKKSGLEVFEKAIENVKPILEVRSRRVGGATYQIPVEVRLNRKQALALRWIIGFAKTRPGKSMAEKLADELIAASNKEGNSMKKREDTHKMAEANKAFAHFRW